One Heptranchias perlo isolate sHepPer1 chromosome 31, sHepPer1.hap1, whole genome shotgun sequence DNA segment encodes these proteins:
- the LOC137300558 gene encoding olfactomedin-like protein 2A: protein MWRLPNIIISLFILSRAVTATSKLFGENDQVRMISEGSDCRCKCIMRPLTKDACSRIRNGSLRFEDFYTVETVSSGSDCKCSCTAPPSSLNPCENEWRMEKLRKQAPEFFKLQSLVDLLEGTLYSIDMMKVHSYIRKVATQMNNLEETIKSNLTRENDFMKESVKNLSDQMKRYENYSDIMLSVKKEISKLGLQLLQKDAAVEDKQQDTSGATAKDVKKYSNKAENRKKNTARKVPPKVPKEKGIKPKKPAMKAKQVASPKIPRPTIKTKPGIHQPGIVKSVTYYKAGRLEDTGNGGKNNSSKGTSRSEDQESRAAEKTQVSREFEVAARSTENTTAAPSSITNSTTATTTATTSTTTTETTTITINREPTTQSAGPNKVREGECYGTLSMIEPPDKHHSYGRNEGAWMKDPTAKDDRIYVTNYYYGNNLVEFRNLENFKQGRWSNLYKLPYNWIGTGHVVYNGSFYYNRAFTRNIIKYDMKQRYVAAWTLLHDVVYEDTTPWKWRGHSDIDFAVDESGLWVIYPAFYYEYSQHEIIVISKLDPVDLSTKKETTWKTGLKRNSYGNCFIICGVLYAVDTYNEREGLLSYAYDTHTDTEINPKLPFINEYTYTTQIDYNPKEKVLYAWDNGHQVTYKIIFAF from the exons TTGTTTGGGGAAAATGACCAAGTTCGGATGATTTCCGAGGGCTCAGACTGCCGTTGCAAGTGTATCATGAGACCTCTGACAAAGGATGCCTGCAGTCGCATCAGGAATGGAAGCTTGCGTTTTGAAGACTTCTACACAGTTGAAACTGTCAGCTCTGGGTCAGATTGTAAGTGTTCCTGCACAGCTCCCCCATCATCTCTCAACCCCTGTGAAAACGAGTGGAGGATGGAAAAGCTCAGAAAGCAGGCTCCGGAATTTTTTAAG TTGCAGTCGCTGGTTGACCTATTGGAAGGAACCTTGTATAGCATCGATATGATGAAAGTTCACTCATATATACGAAAAGTGGCAACACAGATGAACAACCTTGAAGAG ACCATCAAATCAAATCTGACCAGAGAGAATGACTTCATGAAAGAAAGTGTGAAAAACCTCTCTGACCAAATGAAACGATATGAAAACTACTCCGATATTATGCTGAGTGTAAAGAAAGAAATTTCGAAGCTGGGCCTTCAGCTGCTGCAGAAGGATGCAGCTGTGGAAGATAAACAACAG GACACATCTGGAGCAACAGCCAAGGATGTGAAGAAGTATTCAAATAAAGCAgagaacaggaaaaaaaacacagcCCGAAAAGTTCCTCCCAAAGTACCAAAAGAAAAAGGAATCAAACCAAAGAAGCCAGCTATGAAAGCAAAACAAGTTGCATCACCAAAAATACCACGACCCACCATCAAGACCAAGCCTGGTATCCATCAGCCAGGTATTGTAAAAAGTGTTACCTACTACAAAGCAGGAAGACTTGAAGACACAGGAAATGGTGGCAAGA aTAATTCGTCTAAAGGGACTTCACGTTCTGAGGATCAGGAGTCAAGAGCGGCAGAAAAGACTCAGGTTTCTCGTGAATTTGAAGTAGCTGCCAGGAGCACGGAGAATACAACAGCTGCTCCATCCTCTATCACCAACAGCACCACGGCGACCACTACAGCTACTACAAGCACAACTACCACAGAGACTACCACAATCACCATCAACAGGGAGCCAACCACTCAGTCAGCTGGGCCAAATAAAG TCAGAGAAGGTGAATGTTATGGGACTTTGTCAATGATCGAACCTCCTGACAAACATCACAGTTACGGCCGCAATGAGGGTGCCTGGATGAAGGACCCCACAGCAAAAGACGACAGGATCTATGTGACAAACTATTACTATGGAAACAACCTGGTAGAATTCAGGAATCTTGAAAACTTTAAACAAG GGCGTTGGAGCAATCTGTACAAGCTTCCTTATAACTGGATTGGAACAGGGCATGTTGTTTACAATGGGTCATTCTATTACAATAGGGCTTTTACCAGAAATATAATTAAGTATGACATGAAGCAGCGGTATGTGGCAGCCTGGACCCTTCTCCATGATGTGGTATATGAAGACACAACACCATGGAAATGGCGAGGACATTCGGACATTGACTTTGCTGTTGATGAAAGTGGCCTGTGGGTTATTTATCCTGCCTTCTATTATGAGTACTCCCAGCATGAAATCATAGTCATCAGTAAACTAGATCCTGTTGATCTTTCAACAAAAAAGGAGACAACTTGGAAAACAGGCCTAAAGCGCAATTCCTATGGCAACTGCTTCATCATTTGTGGTGTTTTGTATGCAGTAGATACTTACAATGAACGAGAAGGCCTATTGTCTTATGCATATgatactcacacagacactgaaaTAAATCCAAAGTTACCATTCATCAATGAATACACTTATACCACACAGATTGACTACAATCCTAAAGAGAAAGTTCTGTATGCATGGGATAATGGTCATCAAGTCACCTACAAAATCATTTTTGCATTCTGA